Genomic window (Theileria annulata chromosome 4, complete sequence, *** SEQUENCING IN PROGRESS ***):
TGTAATAAGGCTAAAAGAGACCTTAAGCTAAAAATGATAGAAAACAACGTATATTTCTCAGAAGATGAGTCtgaagaagaagatgaCATGGTTAATATAGACCCAGAATCACCAACAAGAAGTAAACAAAGGTTGGATGAAAATACACCTCACTCCTCTAGAGAAGGTAACCAATTGCTAACGTCATACCTACCAGCTGAAATGTGTGTTAACTTAGATCCTCAAGAGTTTGGAAACCGTTCAGTTCCAACTTCCAGAGTGGAATCATTTTTTGGTAAACTAAGATCAATGAAACTAAGAGTGTCCAGCACACTATATAGATTAAAATACTCTAAACATATAAGACAGCCTCCATCAGATCTACAAATCACACTAGACTCAGGTTTTAACATGTGGCTAATGATGAACCAACTTAAGAACGATATTGAGTACCTGAATATGCTTAAAAGAGAAAAGAAAGCATCCTCTAAGCTTTCTGgtaaaattttcataatcATTAAAGCCGTCGTTGCCTCTGGATGTATGATCAACTGTTATAAAATTTGCAAAAGAGGCATTTTGATGCTTTTTAGCAACTATAGCAGTAAACTGACGAGAATCGAGAACCAGAAGATAATAACCAAAGTCTATTACGTCTTCATGAGGGATGAAATCGTCTCTTCAATCATTAACGAAGTTCTGGAAAACGTGCAATTACCAACAGCCTTTGACTTCTTGATCTCGAGGGCTAATTCAATCTTCCTTGCATGTGTCATGATATCTTCTGTAGGATACTTTCTAGATTTCGCCAGAGTTATGCTTAAAACCAAGTACCTGCAAAAGACTAAACTCCTTTCAGATAATACACTCGGCCTTGCATTCGCCTGCTTCATGGTACTCACATTCCCTTCCCAGTTCTTCCTGGTAGTTCCATTCCTTCCCAAACAACTCAAGCTTACTTTACTCGATTATCTGTTCCAAAATGATATTTTCGTTTGGTTTGGGCTGAGGTACCGATTTGACATTATTGTCTTGGCCACCATTCTATTAACTTTTGTTGGCGTGGTTTGTCTCCACTACTCTCGCTCCTTTAACAAATTCAACTATCAAGTTGGCTGTAACATTTAAtctgtaatataattaaattcatttttactcttatttattaatttttataatatagaTTGATTTAGTAGAACCCCGTGTAATACACTGAAACATATATACAAGTATGTATATACACTTAGTATATATAGAACACTAGTATAAAAGATTACTAACAAATCTCACGAAATAGGTCAAGAAGAGTTTTATTAGAATACTTGTGTGAGTTACGTCTTACAGAACTAACGATTTTCTCAATATATGCATCCATGTGTTTCTCGTTAGGCTCACTCAAGTCCCTGGGCCTAGACTGAACCACACAGGAAAGAATCGTCAAAAGCCTATGAAGAATTGAAGGGTCTTCAGTCGAATCCAGAGTCTTTAAAACGTTCTCAAATCTTGAAACGAATGGCATGTACTGTGCGATCCTACCATCTCTAACAAGTAGAGCAAGCGCCctgtaatataaatgtgaaatttgataaattaagtGTAGATAAACATACCCTGAGGCTGCCGAAAGTGTTTTTAATGAAATCCCAGGAGAAACGAAAAGAAGCATGATGTTAATATCGTGGACGTTGATGTCGTAAACCTTGTCAGGGGGAGTGTTTTCTATTTGggtttttattttcatgtAAAAATGGCCGTGGACAACGTCGTCTCCTGCACAAAGGTTACACCAGCCCTCAAGGCCTGCAGTTCTCAGCATTTCATTTTCTGAAAACACTAGGTTTGAGAACTTGTCCCATCCATTCAGAGCAAAGACTCTTTTCCTAATATCGTCATTGATGGAAAGCAGGTTCGTAAGTGCCAAACAGGACTCGAACTGAAATAGTTCATTTTCGTCTTCCAAAACATTAATTAGTGGCTGGATTGAGTCGTGTGCGTCGTTAAAACTGAGGTTTGCAGGGTccattgaaattattaggTGTGCAATAGACTGTACAATGAGTTTGTAACGGTTcatttttctaaaatttgCAGCTTTAGAACCCTGTTTAAGCTGGTATTTACTGGAATTCGCTACGTTTATTAAAATACGCATTGCACCTAGTGTCTGCAAATATCTTCGATGATTCACATTCAATGCCAAATAATGGAGTGATTCTACAATAAGAGACTTTGACGTTTCAGACGTTACTTTATTGAATATTGTACAAAGCTGATTTGGAATTGCTGAATTTGAAATTGTGAAGATAATACTCCTTGCCATGTTTGCAGACTCGTCATTCCCCTCAAAATAATTCCCGTTTACTGTAACCTTTGCTTCTTCCGGCAATTTTTCCTGCAACGTTTTAAGTTGATCCAGCTGTTCTCTATCATACTTTAACAAATCCAAATCCTCTGTAAAACTTGTTCTATCCTTATTTCCTCTCAATAAATTACATATCGTTTGGAGAAAATAGTGTAACAGGTATTCCGAATTGTTACAATATTCAAACGCCGATGGAAGGAATGATAGATCAGTTTTCTTAAATTCCTCGTGTAAGCTTGCAAATGAGGCACCCTGTAACAATATCTCAAGGTCAAGCTTGTGTTTAATgttgtataatatacacCTTGGCACctgtttaaaaatgttaaaaacACTTAAAACTTCGTCCTTAACTTGTGAAGAGTGTAAACTAAGTTTACAAAACATCAAAATTCTTGTTTGTACAAACCAGTCCAAACCTTCAAGTTTCTTTTTAGGTTCTTTTGTTTCAACTAGtttgttatttaaatcCAAATTCGTTTCATTATCAACTGTTTCTAtgaaatttacaaattctGGTGAATTTAAAAGTTCAATAAAACTTTGTCCATCCTCTACATAGTCTAGAATTTCTTGTCTGAACTCCACAGTGTCAACGCAGTTTAGTAAAAGCTCAAATGCCAGTTTCCTAATTTTCTTACAATTCTCATTAAAGTATACAGTAATAACGTGGTAAAGAAGTCTAGTTGTTACAAGATAGCTTTTGAACAGAGTCTTATTTGCAAGGAACAGAGAGTTTAATACCACGTACCAGCATGTGCTGAAAGTTACAAATTTCTTAGCGTTATCTGAAAATTCAGTATGTACATATGGCTCAAGTGCAAtgttaatagtattaacGAAAGCTTCTGTGGATACTTCGTATGGATCAAACTTCATTGTGAATACTGATATTAAACAGGACTTAAGTTGCTGTTGGTAATCAAATGTTTCATCGTCACACAACGAAAATAGGTTTTCAAGCAACTTTAGCAGAATTGAATTAAACTTAGAGCTCTGGTGTTTAACTTCACTTTTGGATTTACTCTCctttgaaaaatataaaaggATTGAAGTGAGCAAAAGCTCCAAATCAACAATCTCCTTATCCAAAAGCACCAATAAAACTTCAAGCGAATCTACTCGTTTTATAAGCGGACAACACTTAACAATATTAGATAGAACTGATGTGTACAATGTGTTTTCATGAACCTTTTGAGACTTAAGTTTTATCAGTTTCATTACGTATGAAGTTAATGAGTCTTCCTCGAATTCTGATAGAAATTGTTCTCTAAGCTCGAAAACGCTTTCCTCTTCACatttatacaaaatatGGTACAGACATGACCAGACTGAACATAAGTGTTCGTCGACTTGGTCAGACTcaagtttatttttacaaaacTGAACAAGGGATTTTACGGATTCTGACAATAACAACTTCCTGCATGGTATTAGTTGAAGCCTTTGAATGttgatattaatattatttcctGAACATATGTCCTCCACTAGGTGTTTTGGGTCATTTACGTTATCTACGGTCTGGTTAGTTTTTATCAAAGATTGCTTTATCTGATCTAGAAGATCCAAATGAGGCTGACGTATTTTCTTATATACATTCAAGTTACTGTTAACTATTTTTTGGCAATTTTGAATGTACGTTAGTGCCGTGTTATAGTCAGTGTGTGTAATGTGATAGTGAGCCACATGATAGTTAGATTTATAGTTCTGGTCATCTAGAACCAGtgaaattttgaaaaatcttAGTGAATCTTGTTTTTGGCCTAGCGAATTATGACAGATTCCCAGGTTACAGCATATCTTTGAGAGGAATATTCTGATGTCAGGATCCTggattttatttttttgttCCCCAACTACATTTTCCAGTTCTTCTACATTAATTTCGTTTGTTTTCAACTTAAAACActcttttaatattttatagtaCAATTCTGATGCTTTTTTATACTCTGATTCCGAGAACAACTTATTGCCTTCCAACTTTATAGATTCCAGTCGATCGAGGTCATAAATAGCAATCGAGTTGGAATCCATATCTAAAGTCTATTTATGATCacacattatatatttgagtAATTTACaagtaataaaatgtaaCCCAATAgatgtaaaaaaattaaatattccaTTAATTAATCTTCGTCATTTTAGATTGAAAAATAAcagattaatttttaaaacatttttataaaataattttgatttttgtttttattcACCTGTCACAAGTGGATTTTCTGATTCAACCAGTTGTTTGAGATCTTCAATAATTTGTTCCTGCTGTACTTCGGCGGTTTCTTCAGCGTCTTCTGGAATTGGAGTAAATTGGCCGGTCCTGACAGACTCTGACGGCTTGAGTGTCTTCATGTCATAGACCAGGTACTTCTTGAGTCTGATTGCGAGCTGAATGATGTGGCATATGGTTCCTAGACTCATTCCCTCCAGGAATGGAAGGTTGTGGTCCTGCATTGTCCTGCTCATGCCATAAATGCTTCCCGGGAAATACTCGTTTCCATGTTCGTCCTTGTAGTTCTTGATGAACTGGAAGAACTGTTCCCACATTTCAGAGGGGTAGACATCTCTGAGATCATTTCTGTCCACCCAGTTGACAAACCATGATGGTTCTTCAACCAGGTAAATAAAAGTCTCGTTCAGAGATCCGTTTGAGACAACGTTGAAGATGTCAGGCTTCATCTTGCATATGCCCATAATGTGCTCCGGGGGAATCTCTTCAGTGTTGAACTCAATGAACCTTCCTCTCACGTTGAAGTAGATGGGCATGATTTGGTCCTTGTAGAGGGATACTAGAGTCTGCTTCAAGTAGTTGACTGCCTTTTCAAACTCGGAGTCTTTGAGTGGTGGGAGTGGGAAAAGTTCAGTTTTGTTGTTCCTCTTCTTCCTGGCAGGTCTgtttttgaaatattttagagGCTTGCAGAACTTGCTGTACCCGAAGGGGTGGTAGTCATACAGGTTCATTGGGATTCTGCTGGGGTCTAGGTTGAAATTGTTTGTAATGAAATCAGATGAGCCAAGTAAATCTCCTGACATATAATCGTTGTTAAAACCCACATTCCTGAAACCCATTCCCAAGTTTGGGTTACCGAACACGTTTGCATTTGCCAGCATATGTGAGTTTAGTAATTGGTTATTTAAGATTTGCCTATTAAGCAATTGGTTATTTATAAGTTGGTTCCTCAGCAGTTGGGTGTTCAAGTTGTTTCCCAAGCTGTTAACATTTCCTAGGTTAATCCCACTATTTAAAAGTTGAGGGTTCAAAAGGTTATTGTTTAGCATTCCGTGTCCTTGGATAATGTTGTATCCTGAGCTTCCTACCAATGAATTGTTCATCATTCCATGTCCATGGCAAACTCCCGTTGGAATGCTTGTTCTGTTCGTTGACTTTTCAGATGCACGTGAGCTGCTTAGCCTTGTTTCATATCCCTCTTCTAGAATTTTCGAGAGCATTGAGTTCATGTTTGGCGCCTTAACGCCAATGTTAAGATTACTTTGCACATTTTGACCTCCATCACCTTGGTTGTTTGATGCCGGTTTTGACTCCCATTCCGACTTCAATTGTGCAAAGAATTCAGACTGATTTGAGGTTAGCCCTGTGTTGGATGATTTTGTGAGTGACTTTGACAAGTATCCTCCTCCAAAATCTGACCAGTTAATGTTTGTGATGTTTCTGGTGTTTGACTGATTTTGGGTTTCTCCAACACCTTGGCTTCTACCTACTTGTGGAAATTCCAGTGTGTTTTTGCTGTTGAATGACTCgattaatgaattataatCGAAATCATTCTCCGGCTTGAATTTAGTATTCAGAGATGTACTCACCTTTGAATCTTGGCCCTCAACATTGGGGGTCCATGAATTTACAGAGCCGGATTGATTAGTAAAATAACTTTGGTAGAAAGAATCATTAACATCCATTGATTAGAGCTTATATTACAGATTCCAAAGGGAAAGTgtgtttaaaaattattgagCTTACATTAGAGAATCGATACACAGATGGCAAACTCACGAGTTTGCTAATTGACAATTAAACaacttaaaaattataaagacTACATCAACTATTTTTGAATTATTTCTACATTGGGGGTTAATTAACATCTATTGATTTTTTGATGTTACAACATTTAAATCTAAAGATCAAAACTCAAGTGTGAAGgtatacatttatattgtGATTGTACACTTTTTGTAAGACAATCAATTGAAACGACGGCTACTGACACTATTATTCGTTTTAAAGTACTTTTGGATCACAGATGTTTGACTGCATTAAAAAATACGTTATGCTTTCGCATACATATTGTCGACAGAAATAGCAACAAAGAGATTTTGAACGGACTTAATTCAccaaattaaaaaatattagaatacACGACAAGCtatctaatatttttaatgtttagCCACTTGAATCCGCTATAACATACCATTAATTGCACTCTGCAACCAGTTGCTTGGAATACGGTGGGGTGATGCGTTAAAAAAACATCGTTGTTTTTGCTTTTACCTTAATTCCAGACCTCACTCTTATCCTCTAACTGTTCATCAACTCCagtttaacaaattaaccgactttaatttaaaaacaatCACCATTTCCTCCCGTTTACTAACGTTTTTTTCTAATCCAACATCCGAACATTTTCTTTCAATTTCTCTTATTTTcttatttaatttgtttggAGGTGTTAGATTCCAACTTCTTATCATTTTATTCACATTCTTCCTCCTCTTTTGATCTCATGTGCCTATCATCTCTCCTTTAATTGACTTATTGATTGTTGtcttatattattttcatcttacctatctacacattttctatttaaaatttaaactttgAATAgcattttatatattttatttttgtcAATTCTACATCCTCTTTTACCCTCCTGGTATCTCTTGATGTTTCGTGTCGATTattaacatatttattccatttcttttataattactatattcagtaatttaatttttaaaatttcataaaattccatcaattattaatttatatattgttaaCACATTATTTTGTCAATTTTTAGATTTGTATCAACCTTCTCAACAAACCAACCACTAAACTcagtaaattaatacacatttaaaaata
Coding sequences:
- a CDS encoding uncharacterized protein (Tap349h10.p1c.cand.196 - score = 32.56;~SMART 8 transmembrane domains, at aa 73-95, 110-132, 152-174, 194-216, 390-412, 471-493, 514-536 and 564-586;~9 probable transmembrane helices predicted for TA08670 by TMHMM2.0 at aa 10-32, 73-95, 110-132, 152-174, 194-216, 390-412, 471-493, 514-536 and 564-586;~Signal peptide predicted for TA08670 by SignalP 2.0 HMM (Signal peptide probability 0.854, signal anchor probability 0.145) with cleavage site probability 0.276 between residues 22 and 23), with the translated sequence MAYTLLLKVLLLLTHLVTLLLGALILELILFFRKNNEKQILLSTLSTTSFFNSLQDEDLISFRSHFLSSWQRFGTIVFASTCFCSIGFISTLCTLHFAEDAGDSNFLKSFWTFDALLCSFILFFVIPLGLSNKYVSMKKSLQLSQKILRPMAFMLIWIAVGVVFGNLVLHDMFGFMENNKVGFTFTCIYYMCGFGLFFVALLVGFSGIYFPYLLYIIKRDVSSVRQLERLISDCNKAKRDLKLKMIENNVYFSEDESEEEDDMVNIDPESPTRSKQRLDENTPHSSREGNQLLTSYLPAEMCVNLDPQEFGNRSVPTSRVESFFGKLRSMKLRVSSTLYRLKYSKHIRQPPSDLQITLDSGFNMWLMMNQLKNDIEYLNMLKREKKASSKLSGKIFIIIKAVVASGCMINCYKICKRGILMLFSNYSSKLTRIENQKIITKVYYVFMRDEIVSSIINEVLENVQLPTAFDFLISRANSIFLACVMISSVGYFLDFARVMLKTKYLQKTKLLSDNTLGLAFACFMVLTFPSQFFLVVPFLPKQLKLTLLDYLFQNDIFVWFGLRYRFDIIVLATILLTFVGVVCLHYSRSFNKFNYQVGCNI
- a CDS encoding uncharacterized protein (Tap349h10.p1c.C.cand.36 - score = 105.97;~SMART pfam:TPR (PF00515) at aa 78-111, E()=2.40e-03) — encoded protein: MDSNSIAIYDLDRLESIKLEGNKLFSESEYKKASELYYKILKECFKLKTNEINVEELENVVGEQKNKIQDPDIRIFLSKICCNLGICHNSLGQKQDSLRFFKISLVLDDQNYKSNYHVAHYHITHTDYNTALTYIQNCQKIVNSNLNVYKKIRQPHLDLLDQIKQSLIKTNQTVDNVNDPKHLVEDICSGNNININIQRLQLIPCRKLLLSESVKSLVQFCKNKLESDQVDEHLCSVWSCLYHILYKCEEESVFELREQFLSEFEEDSLTSYVMKLIKLKSQKVHENTLYTSVLSNIVKCCPLIKRVDSLEVLLVLLDKEIVDLELLLTSILLYFSKESKSKSEVKHQSSKFNSILLKLLENLFSLCDDETFDYQQQLKSCLISVFTMKFDPYEVSTEAFVNTINIALEPYVHTEFSDNAKKFVTFSTCWYVVLNSLFLANKTLFKSYLVTTRLLYHVITVYFNENCKKIRKLAFELLLNCVDTVEFRQEILDYVEDGQSFIELLNSPEFVNFIETVDNETNLDLNNKLVETKEPKKKLEGLDWFVQTRILMFCKLSLHSSQVKDEVLSVFNIFKQVPRCILYNIKHKLDLEILLQGASFASLHEEFKKTDLSFLPSAFEYCNNSEYLLHYFLQTICNLLRGNKDRTSFTEDLDLLKYDREQLDQLKTLQEKLPEEAKVTVNGNYFEGNDESANMARSIIFTISNSAIPNQLCTIFNKVTSETSKSLIVESLHYLALNVNHRRYLQTLGAMRILINVANSSKYQLKQGSKAANFRKMNRYKLIVQSIAHLIISMDPANLSFNDAHDSIQPLINVLEDENELFQFESCLALTNLLSINDDIRKRVFALNGWDKFSNLVFSENEMLRTAGLEGWCNLCAGDDVVHGHFYMKIKTQIENTPPDKVYDINVHDINIMLLFVSPGISLKTLSAASGYVYLHLIYQISHLYYRALALLVRDGRIAQYMPFVSRFENVLKTLDSTEDPSILHRLLTILSCVVQSRPRDLSEPNEKHMDAYIEKIVSSVRRNSHKYSNKTLLDLFREIC
- a CDS encoding uncharacterized protein (Tap349h10.p1c.C.cand.36 - score = 105.97) translates to MDVNDSFYQSYFTNQSGSVNSWTPNVEGQDSKVSTSLNTKFKPENDFDYNSLIESFNSKNTLEFPQVGRSQGVGETQNQSNTRNITNINWSDFGGGYLSKSLTKSSNTGLTSNQSEFFAQLKSEWESKPASNNQGDGGQNVQSNLNIGVKAPNMNSMLSKILEEGYETRLSSSRASEKSTNRTSIPTGVCHGHGMMNNSLVGSSGYNIIQGHGMLNNNLLNPQLLNSGINLGNVNSLGNNLNTQLLRNQLINNQLLNRQILNNQLLNSHMLANANVFGNPNLGMGFRNVGFNNDYMSGDLLGSSDFITNNFNLDPSRIPMNLYDYHPFGYSKFCKPLKYFKNRPARKKRNNKTELFPLPPLKDSEFEKAVNYLKQTLVSLYKDQIMPIYFNVRGRFIEFNTEEIPPEHIMGICKMKPDIFNVVSNGSLNETFIYLVEEPSWFVNWVDRNDLRDVYPSEMWEQFFQFIKNYKDEHGNEYFPGSIYGMSRTMQDHNLPFLEGMSLGTICHIIQLAIRLKKYLVYDMKTLKPSESVRTGQFTPIPEDAEETAEVQQEQIIEDLKQLVESENPLVTGE